The genome window TACTATGCAAAACATGTCACATGTTCCCTGAATGTAGATGCACTGcaagtaaagattttttttcagtacCTCTGGGCTTCTTTTCCTACTGTGCACACAAAGACGGGATGTCAGGGAAGCTGCTGGCAGCCATGTTGGATCAGCACTTTGTGCAACATGTGCATGTCACCTGCGATGAGCAGCAGTTACAAAGCTGCAAGTTTGGTTACACacttgtgtttctcttttaaatCGTATGACCTACGGTGAAAACCCAGCTAAGCCCTCAAACTTCACTTCAgtcttttcacatttaaatatatgtacAAACAGGTTTGTGTCCAAACACTAAACAGACactgaaaagaggaagaagtgtGGTCAGCCAGACCATGACTTCGGCCTTCCCACATACAATGATACGAAAAAAGGGCCACGTGTGAAAACCCGAGACGGATTCAATTGAAAATGAAGAATAAGATGCAGGTCAGCAGCTCAGTCACTCCAAACATAATTTGTTGCAGCAGAAATCAGTCACAGAATCTAATCTCTTAATGTGTGATGGGGATGACGAGTGCAACTttggcattttttctttttgtctttagcagCATTCATCACAATGTTTTCCCCGAATATTCAGCCACCTTCCTCAGGTTAGCTTGTCTGAAACTACACCCTTACTGCAGCCATTCGCCACAAAGAAAGACAAGTTTAAGTAATTCAGCCAAAAGAAACCCAAATGGTAAAATGTGCCCTTTAGCATCTgatgaataaatacagcaaaaaacaaaacaaaatacttctCAAAGGCCATTTATATGTGAGGTACTACAACATATAGAGTATTAGCGATGCCACAACATGCACAGTCtaagaaaatgtcatttgacGTGAGCATTACTTTGtctttctgcagcttttttcaatgtgttttgtCCAAATTCAGAAAGTGTCTTCCTGGGTTACTGGTGaaagtttttaatgtttattagctaaaactgttttatttatttattaatgtgcctgtaaaaaaacaaaacaaaaaaacacgtCAATCATAAAAAGTGCGTTAATACTGGGAACACTGTAGGGGAACTTTAAACCTGAACATATTTCCGAGCGAAGGTGGAGTCCAGGCCCTGTGTCAGAACATCGATCAGATAATGGTCGATGTGAAGAAACTGTTTCCTGCGACAGATGAagcagcaaaacacagaaacacacagagaagtTAAGAAACCGTGAACAGTCCTTCACGggtcactgaagaaaacaacaggTAGGAACCGAAAATGTTATCGAAATATCCCAAAATCATTTAGAATTCACATATTATTTATCTGGTTAAATGTTTATGGcgaatacatttaaatgtgtggaATCAATCATCTGAACATGCggaaattttactttttttttttttttaggtcaacTGAAAGCAGAAGTTAAGTTTTTGGTTGATTGAGTGAATCATTTAGCGTCATAAAGCTGAAAGTTTATACAAttccattaaaatgtgtctaaaaATAGTTTTCCCTTCAGTTTCTTGGGATGCGTTGACTCTTTACTCGCTGGAGCAGAAGAACCATTTAGGAAGGTTCTGCAGAGACAACAGAGCTAAATGAGCATTTTGGTGAAACTTGAATTAGCATCTGTTAGATCAGTTAAAGTCGTAAAACATGTCGTCCTTCCTACCGTAGCCTCAGTTAGCTTCGCTCATGTATAAGCAcacagaggtgtttttttttaatttttttattaagtagcaatgttagaaaaaaaaccccacaaggttttaaaatgcttcattttGTTACTCTGTCGATATTTGGAGAATCGCTGGTCTCAAATAGTTTGTGtccacaaaacaataaaaagcaacGTAACATGTGTCTAAAGCTACATAACAACCACCATCACACCTTCTCCGTCATCTTCTAGCTTTTCCTTCTGTATGTATCTGTACCAAGGCGTTTTCTCTGTAGACATGTTGTGTCACCCAAgttgtgttttacacattttgtcaacccagttaaataaagttgaataaatatcatttttaaaaagaccaTAAATCAGTGAGCCAGCACAGCTAGTTAGCCTCACTAGTTGCTGCCACCATTGTACGGTAAATGTGGATTAAATTGGCTGGACTAGCGAGTGTAGACCAGCAGTGGTTACCGactaattttagttttattaactATAGAATATGGTTTTGTTAAAAGCATAAAGCTGAGAGTAAAGCTACCTCCAAATTTCCGTTCATGTGCAGGCATTGCTAActagatttaaacatttttcagaggCGTTGAGATGGCCCTGCCCTTCCTGTCTTGGTTAGCCCTCTGTACCTTTGCATCCATCTCCCCCATCCTCGCCCTGCCACCTACGGAACCGCCACTGATCCACAACCATCCCTTTGTGGCCATATGGAACGCCCCCACAGAGAAGTGTAAGCAGCTGGACATTCCCCTGGACACGGCAGCCTTCCAGGCGGTGACCACTACGGCACCTGTCCCCGGTCAGTTCCTCACCATCTTCTACGAGGACCGCCTTGGCCTTTACCCCAACGTTGACACCATCCAGCGCAAGCGCTACAAAGGTGGTATACCCCAAAATGCAAACCTCACAGAGCATTTGGCCAAGGCCCAAATCCAAATCAGTAACTATATTTTAGAAGACTCCAGTCCTGGGTTGGCTGTCATTGACTGGGAGTCGTGGCGCCCCCTGTGGGATCAGAACTGGGGATCTAAACGTATTTACCAGAAGCTGTCCCTTGCTCACGCCATGGAAATGGCCCCATTTTTATCATCAAGGAAAATTTCTCGACTGGCAAAGAGTCAGTTCCAACAGGCCAGCCACCGTTTCATGGAGAGGACCATCAGCCTCGGCATCGGGGAGCGTCCAAGCCGGCGCTGGGGCTTCTACTTATTCCCCGATTGCTTCAACTATGACTGGAAAAAAGCTGGGTACACTGGTAAGTGCTCCGAAAAGACCCAGAAGCAGAATAACCAGATGCTGTGGCTGTGGGAGCACAGCACTGCCCTCTTCCCTTCTGTCTACCTGCACCTGAGTATGAGGAACTCCCCCCGAGCTGCGCTTTTTGTCCGCAACCGCATCCAGGAAGCACTGAGGGTTGCAGCACTGCCGAAACGTCCATACACGGTGCCAGTCTACGTGTACTCCAGGCCTCTGTACCGAGACCAGACCCAGAGGTTCCAGACCAAGGTGCACTTCTTTAAATAAAGTTCTACTTTTCATCTTAGGTTAGCGCTATAATTCCTAATCCTTCTGCTCCGAAACATGTTTGCTTCACTCTTTGCACCTCTCCCCATCTTAATAAGTTCTGCAGCTTtaagtaacatttattttggttaCATAGAGGGCAACATGGGACCATCTGAAGGTCTGAATTGGcagcaaattatttttatatgttttgtttcgCCGTGGATCCTGGCTGTGGACAAAGATGGCCGACTTTCAACCTTGGCAGGAAGTAGTCGATATTAGGCAGAAGTTGTTTATCTCTGCGGAAGATGGTCCTTAAAACAAACCTAGATAGAGTGAGGTATTGAGGTAGTGGGGCTCATGCACAGCCATTGGTTAAGGGGAAACATTCCTGAACCATTGTAAGACGACTCATCTTCTACAAAAGTCAAATGTGATCTTTGTCTACAGCCACATGTGGTTTTTGGCAACGTCAGGGACATTGGCTTGGCTGTTCC of Channa argus isolate prfri chromosome 23, Channa argus male v1.0, whole genome shotgun sequence contains these proteins:
- the spam1 gene encoding hyaluronidase PH-20, producing the protein MALPFLSWLALCTFASISPILALPPTEPPLIHNHPFVAIWNAPTEKCKQLDIPLDTAAFQAVTTTAPVPGQFLTIFYEDRLGLYPNVDTIQRKRYKGGIPQNANLTEHLAKAQIQISNYILEDSSPGLAVIDWESWRPLWDQNWGSKRIYQKLSLAHAMEMAPFLSSRKISRLAKSQFQQASHRFMERTISLGIGERPSRRWGFYLFPDCFNYDWKKAGYTGKCSEKTQKQNNQMLWLWEHSTALFPSVYLHLSMRNSPRAALFVRNRIQEALRVAALPKRPYTVPVYVYSRPLYRDQTQRFQTKKDLVSTIGESAAVGASGVIMWGGTRDYNSKAACQTLSEYLTSTFNPYIANVTAAAKLCSELLCQWKGRCVRKNYDSTHYLHLNPDHFDILRAKRRYVAVGLPCAADLDAWAENFTCQCYAGLSCSPKIVHPTTVKVIWL